A region of Paenibacillus thiaminolyticus DNA encodes the following proteins:
- the rpsG gene encoding 30S ribosomal protein S7: MPRKGPVPKRDVLPDPVYNSKLVTRLINRIMIDGKRGVAQTILYDSFTLIQERTGKDPMEVFEAALKNIMPVLEVKARRVGGSNYQVPIEVKPERRTSLGLRWLVNYSRNRGEKTMQERLAAEIIDASNNTGAAVKKREDTHKMAEANKAYAHYRW, from the coding sequence ATGCCACGCAAAGGTCCAGTTCCTAAGCGCGACGTGCTGCCGGATCCGGTGTATAACAGCAAGTTGGTTACTCGCCTGATTAACCGCATCATGATCGACGGTAAACGTGGTGTTGCTCAAACTATTCTATATGATTCTTTCACGCTCATTCAAGAACGCACGGGGAAAGATCCTATGGAAGTGTTTGAAGCAGCATTGAAGAATATCATGCCGGTCCTTGAAGTTAAGGCTCGCCGTGTCGGCGGTTCGAACTATCAAGTGCCTATCGAAGTGAAGCCAGAGCGCCGCACTTCGTTGGGATTGCGCTGGTTGGTCAACTACTCTCGCAACCGCGGTGAGAAGACCATGCAAGAACGTCTGGCAGCAGAGATTATCGATGCTTCCAACAATACAGGCGCTGCTGTTAAGAAGCGCGAAGATACGCATAAAATGGCTGAAGCAAACAAAGCGTATGCTCACTACCGCTGGTAG
- the rpsL gene encoding 30S ribosomal protein S12 encodes MPTINQLVRKGRKDKVTKSKSPALQRGYNALKREETDLSAPQKRGVCTRVGTMTPKKPNSALRKYARVRLTNRVEVTAYIGGIGHNLQEHSVVLVRGGRVKDLPGVRYHIVRGALDTAGVNNRMQARSKYGTKRPKAKKS; translated from the coding sequence ATGCCAACAATTAACCAATTGGTACGTAAAGGCCGCAAAGACAAAGTAACTAAATCCAAGTCCCCAGCTTTGCAAAGAGGATACAACGCGCTGAAGCGCGAAGAAACGGATTTGAGCGCGCCTCAAAAACGCGGTGTCTGCACTCGTGTAGGTACGATGACACCGAAAAAACCGAACTCTGCACTTCGTAAGTATGCCCGTGTTCGCTTGACGAACCGTGTTGAGGTTACTGCTTACATCGGAGGTATCGGCCACAACCTGCAGGAGCACAGCGTTGTACTCGTGCGCGGGGGCCGGGTTAAAGACCTTCCGGGGGTTCGTTACCACATCGTTCGCGGTGCATTGGATACTGCTGGGGTGAACAACCGCATGCAAGCTCGTTCCAAGTACGGTACGAAGCGTCCGAAAGCGAAGAAATCCTAA
- a CDS encoding ribosomal L7Ae/L30e/S12e/Gadd45 family protein, with protein MSYDKGLQDEKIKIGTKQTLKVVEQGLAAEVYVAEDADARVTSKIIALCEKQGIKLTYVETMRELGKACGIEVGAAAVAVVNTDS; from the coding sequence ATGTCTTATGATAAAGGGTTACAGGATGAGAAGATTAAGATTGGGACCAAGCAGACACTGAAGGTGGTTGAGCAAGGCTTAGCCGCCGAGGTATATGTGGCGGAAGACGCCGATGCGCGAGTGACTTCGAAGATTATCGCACTGTGCGAGAAGCAGGGCATCAAGCTGACATATGTCGAGACGATGCGCGAGCTTGGCAAGGCGTGCGGCATCGAGGTCGGCGCAGCTGCAGTGGCTGTCGTCAACACGGATTCATAA
- the rpoC gene encoding DNA-directed RNA polymerase subunit beta' encodes MMDVNNFEYMKIGLASPDKIRSWSRGEVKKPETINYRTLKPEKEGLFCEKIFGPTKDWECHCGKYKRVRYKGVVCDRCGVEVTRQKVRRERMGHIELAAPVSHIWYFKGIPSRMGLALDMSPRSLEEIIYFASYVVTDPGDTPLEKKQLLSEKEYRSYREKYGHAFQAGMGAEAVKKLLQDLDVEKELTMLKEELRTAQGQRRNRAIKRLEVIEAFRNSGNAPEWMILDVLPVIPPELRPMVQLDGGRFATSDLNDLYRRVINRNNRLKRLLDLGAPDIIVQNEKRMLQEAVDALIDNGRRGRPVTGPGNRPLKSLSHMLKGKQGRFRQNLLGKRVDYSGRSVIVVGPYLKMYQCGLPKEMALELFKPFVMKELVNKGLAHNIKSAKRKVERVSPEVWDVLEEVIREHPVLLNRAPTLHRLGIQAFEPILVEGRAIRLHPLVCTAYNADFDGDQMAVHVPLSAEAQAEARLLMLASGNILNPKDGKPVVTPSQDMVLGSFYLTMDNKEAKGSGMIFASVNEAVSAYQRGTASLHARVVIPARALNKTSFTDKQQEALLVTTVGRIIFNEIFPSEFPYINEPTKRNLFEGTPDLYFIHEKGANIQEILQSIPQSGAVGKDYLGQIIARCFDVFHTTLTSVILDRIKQIGFTYSTRAGITIAVADVIVPQEKVEILKESEEKVKVITNQYRRGLITNDERYDRVIEIWSDTKDRITEILMKSMDRYNSIMLMVDSKARGNKSQITQLGGMRGLMANPSGRIIELPIKSNFREGLTVLEYFISTHGARKGLADTALRTADSGYLTRRLVDVAQDVIVREDDCGTDKGFLVSNISDGKEVIEGLYDRIEGRYSFETVRHPETGEVLVNRNELIDTDKAEAIVNAGVKKLMIRSVLSCRARHGVCKICYGRNLATGKHVEIGEAVGIIAAQSIGEPGTQLTMRTFHTGGVAGDDITQGLPRIQELFEARNPKGQAIISEIDGVVKEIREAKDRREVEVQGEAETKVYSVTYGSRIRVTEGMAIEAGDEITDGSIDPKEMLRIKGIRGVQNYILQEVQRVYRNQGVEINDKHVEVMIKQMLRKIRIVDAGDTTLLPGSYVDLHEYEAANKNAILSGKEPAVAKPVLLGITKASLETDSFLSAASFQETTRVLTDAAIKGKVDQLLGLKENVIIGKLIPAGTGMNRYRSVKLINPLMEEETEEALDTAGVGVAE; translated from the coding sequence TTGATGGACGTCAACAATTTTGAATATATGAAGATTGGGCTCGCCTCTCCCGACAAGATTCGTTCTTGGTCCCGTGGCGAAGTCAAGAAGCCGGAGACTATCAACTACCGCACGCTCAAGCCGGAAAAAGAAGGCCTGTTCTGCGAGAAGATCTTCGGACCGACGAAAGACTGGGAATGTCACTGCGGCAAATATAAGCGGGTGCGCTACAAAGGCGTCGTCTGTGATCGATGCGGCGTTGAAGTTACGCGCCAGAAAGTGCGCCGCGAACGGATGGGCCATATCGAATTGGCTGCTCCCGTCTCGCATATCTGGTATTTCAAGGGCATTCCAAGCCGCATGGGCTTGGCTCTCGACATGTCGCCCCGTTCACTGGAAGAGATTATTTACTTCGCCTCCTATGTTGTGACGGATCCGGGCGATACGCCGCTGGAGAAGAAGCAGCTGTTGTCGGAGAAGGAATACCGCAGCTACCGCGAGAAGTACGGCCATGCATTCCAGGCCGGCATGGGCGCGGAAGCCGTTAAGAAGCTGCTCCAGGATCTGGATGTGGAAAAAGAGCTGACGATGCTGAAGGAAGAGCTGCGCACGGCTCAAGGCCAACGCCGCAACCGCGCGATTAAGCGTCTGGAAGTCATCGAGGCATTCCGCAATTCGGGCAACGCGCCGGAGTGGATGATCCTCGACGTGCTGCCGGTTATTCCGCCGGAGCTTCGTCCGATGGTCCAATTGGACGGCGGACGCTTCGCGACCTCCGACTTGAACGATCTGTACCGCCGCGTCATCAACCGGAACAACCGCCTCAAGCGGCTTCTCGATCTGGGCGCGCCGGACATCATCGTGCAGAACGAGAAGCGGATGCTGCAGGAAGCCGTCGATGCTCTGATCGACAACGGGCGCCGCGGCCGTCCAGTTACCGGACCGGGGAACCGTCCGCTCAAGTCGCTCAGCCATATGCTCAAAGGGAAGCAAGGCCGCTTCCGTCAGAACTTGCTCGGGAAGCGCGTTGACTATTCCGGACGTTCCGTTATCGTCGTCGGCCCGTATTTGAAGATGTATCAATGCGGTCTGCCGAAGGAAATGGCCCTGGAGCTGTTCAAGCCTTTCGTCATGAAAGAGCTCGTGAACAAAGGCTTGGCGCATAACATCAAGAGCGCGAAGCGCAAAGTCGAGCGCGTCAGTCCGGAAGTATGGGACGTCCTTGAAGAAGTGATCCGCGAGCATCCGGTTCTGTTGAACCGCGCTCCGACGCTTCACCGTCTCGGTATCCAGGCGTTCGAGCCAATCCTTGTCGAAGGCCGCGCGATCCGTCTTCACCCGCTCGTCTGTACGGCGTACAACGCTGACTTCGACGGTGACCAGATGGCGGTTCACGTGCCGTTGTCTGCAGAAGCACAAGCGGAAGCCCGCCTGCTCATGCTGGCGTCCGGCAACATCTTGAACCCGAAAGACGGCAAGCCGGTCGTTACGCCATCCCAGGATATGGTTCTCGGATCGTTCTACCTGACGATGGACAACAAGGAAGCCAAAGGCTCCGGCATGATCTTCGCCTCTGTCAATGAAGCGGTATCCGCCTACCAGCGCGGAACGGCCTCCTTGCATGCGCGCGTCGTCATTCCGGCCAGAGCGCTGAACAAGACCTCGTTCACGGATAAGCAGCAGGAAGCGCTGCTCGTGACGACAGTGGGACGTATCATTTTCAATGAAATATTCCCGTCGGAATTCCCTTATATCAACGAGCCTACTAAGCGCAACTTGTTCGAGGGAACGCCGGATCTCTACTTTATTCATGAAAAAGGCGCGAATATTCAGGAGATTCTCCAGAGCATTCCGCAATCGGGCGCGGTAGGCAAAGACTATCTCGGTCAAATTATTGCCCGCTGCTTCGATGTATTCCATACAACGCTTACTTCGGTCATCCTGGACCGGATCAAGCAGATTGGATTCACGTACTCTACCCGCGCAGGCATTACGATCGCGGTCGCGGACGTTATCGTGCCGCAGGAGAAGGTGGAGATCCTCAAGGAGTCCGAAGAGAAGGTCAAGGTGATTACGAATCAATACCGTCGCGGTCTGATTACGAACGACGAGCGGTATGACCGTGTTATCGAGATCTGGTCGGATACGAAGGACCGCATCACGGAGATCCTCATGAAATCGATGGACCGCTACAACTCCATCATGCTCATGGTCGATTCCAAGGCGCGGGGTAACAAATCGCAGATTACCCAGCTCGGCGGGATGCGCGGTCTCATGGCGAACCCGTCCGGACGGATTATTGAATTGCCAATCAAATCGAACTTCCGCGAAGGCCTGACCGTCTTGGAGTACTTCATCTCGACGCACGGCGCGCGGAAAGGTCTCGCCGATACCGCGCTTCGTACGGCGGACTCTGGTTACTTGACCCGCCGTCTCGTCGACGTCGCGCAGGACGTGATCGTGCGCGAGGACGATTGCGGCACGGACAAAGGCTTCCTCGTCAGCAACATCTCCGACGGGAAGGAAGTTATCGAAGGCTTGTACGACCGTATCGAGGGACGTTATTCGTTCGAGACGGTGCGTCATCCGGAGACGGGCGAAGTGCTGGTGAACCGGAACGAGCTCATCGATACCGACAAAGCCGAAGCAATCGTCAATGCGGGCGTGAAGAAGCTGATGATTCGCTCCGTGTTGAGCTGCCGCGCCCGTCACGGCGTCTGCAAAATCTGCTACGGCCGCAACCTGGCGACAGGCAAGCACGTCGAGATCGGGGAAGCGGTCGGCATCATCGCCGCGCAATCGATCGGTGAGCCGGGAACCCAGCTCACGATGCGTACGTTCCATACCGGGGGCGTCGCCGGAGACGATATTACCCAAGGTTTGCCGCGTATCCAGGAGTTGTTCGAGGCGCGCAATCCGAAGGGGCAAGCGATCATTTCCGAGATCGACGGTGTCGTCAAAGAGATCCGCGAAGCGAAGGACCGCCGCGAGGTAGAGGTTCAAGGCGAAGCGGAGACCAAAGTATACTCCGTGACCTACGGCTCTCGTATCCGTGTCACCGAAGGCATGGCTATCGAGGCCGGGGACGAGATTACGGACGGCTCCATCGACCCGAAAGAGATGCTGCGCATCAAAGGTATCCGCGGCGTGCAGAACTACATCCTCCAGGAAGTTCAGCGCGTATACCGGAACCAAGGGGTAGAAATCAACGACAAGCACGTTGAGGTTATGATTAAGCAGATGCTGCGGAAGATCCGCATTGTCGACGCGGGAGACACGACGCTTCTTCCAGGCTCGTATGTCGACCTTCATGAATACGAAGCAGCGAACAAGAATGCGATCCTGTCCGGCAAAGAGCCGGCTGTCGCCAAGCCGGTGCTGCTCGGTATTACGAAGGCGTCGCTGGAGACTGATTCCTTCCTGTCGGCTGCATCGTTCCAGGAGACGACACGTGTCCTGACCGACGCCGCAATCAAGGGCAAGGTCGACCAACTGCTCGGCCTGAAGGAGAATGTTATCATCGGGAAGCTGATCCCGGCGGGTACCGGCATGAACCGCTACCGCAGCGTGAAGCTGATCAACCCGTTGATGGAAGAAGAGACGGAAGAAGCGCTTGACACCGCCGGTGTCGGCGTAGCCGAATAA
- the rpoB gene encoding DNA-directed RNA polymerase subunit beta, whose amino-acid sequence MAGHLVQYGRRTRRSYARIKEVLEVPNLIEIQQKSYEWFLDEGLREMFQDISPIQDFTGNLVLEFIDYSLGEPKYSVDESKERDVTYAAPLRVKVRLLNKETGEVKEQEVFMGDFPLMTETGTFIINGAERVIVSQLVRSPSVYFSTKVDKNGKKTYTATVIPNRGAWLELETDAKDIIYVRIDRTRKIPVTVLLRALGFGTDEQILELLGQDEYIRNTLDKDNTDSTEKALIEIYERLRPGEPPTLDNARSLLIARFFDPKRYDLANVGRYKINKKLHIKNRLFNQRLAETLVDAETGEIVAEAGQMIDRRLLDEIMPRLESGVGFKTYHVAGGVMESDDIPMQVVDVFSPLEEGKVLKVISNGNIDKSVKNITPADIISSINYFINLLHGIGSTDDIDHLGNRRLRSVGELLQNQFRIGLSRMERVVRERMSIQDASVITPQALINIRPVIASIKEFFGSSQLSQFMDQTNPLAELTHKRRLSALGPGGLTRERAGFEVRDVHHSHYGRMCPIETPEGPNIGLINSLSTFARVNEYGFIEAPYRWVDPKTGKVTAQIDYMTADEEDNYVIAQANALLNEDGSFQDDMVIVRYNKQSDNILTMPSERVDYMDVSPKQVVSVATALIPFLENDDSNRALMGSNMQRQAVPLLVPESPFVGTGMEHKSAKDSGVCIVSKVDGIVERVTANEVQVRRIEMIDGKEVKGDLVKYKLQKFMRSNQGTCINQRPLAKRGDIVKKGDILADGPSTEVGELALGRNVVVAFMTWEGYNYEDAILLSEKLVKEDVYTSIHIEEYESEARDTKLGPEEITRDIPNVGEEALKNLDERGIIRVGAEIKAGDILVGKVTPKGVTELTAEERLLHAIFGEKAREVRDTSLRVPHGTDGIVVDVKVFTRENGDELPPGVNQLVRAYIAQKRKISEGDKMAGRHGNKGVIARILPEEDMPFLPDGTPVQVVLNPLGVPSRMNIGQVLEVHLGMAARYLGMHMATPVFDGATEYDVFDTMEEAGMQRNGKTILYDGRTGEPFEREVTVGVMYMIKLAHMVDDKIHARSTGPYSLVTQQPLGGKAQFGGQRFGEMEVWALEAYGAAYTLQEILTVKSDDVVGRVKTYESIVKGENVPEPGVPESFKVLIKELQSLGMDVKILTENEEEIEMREFDDDDDIPQDKLNLGMDDEYVAE is encoded by the coding sequence TTGGCAGGACATCTTGTTCAGTATGGTCGACGCACTCGGCGCAGCTACGCGCGCATCAAAGAGGTACTCGAAGTCCCGAACTTGATTGAAATCCAACAGAAATCGTACGAATGGTTTTTGGACGAAGGATTGCGTGAGATGTTCCAAGACATTTCGCCGATTCAGGATTTCACGGGTAACTTGGTTCTGGAGTTTATCGATTACAGCTTGGGCGAGCCTAAGTATTCAGTCGATGAATCGAAGGAACGCGATGTAACGTATGCAGCACCGCTCCGGGTCAAAGTGCGTCTCCTCAATAAAGAGACCGGAGAAGTCAAAGAGCAAGAAGTGTTTATGGGTGATTTCCCGCTCATGACGGAGACAGGCACGTTCATCATCAATGGTGCGGAACGTGTTATTGTCAGCCAGTTGGTTCGCTCCCCAAGTGTCTATTTCAGTACGAAAGTCGACAAGAACGGGAAGAAGACATATACGGCAACCGTCATCCCGAACCGTGGAGCATGGCTTGAACTGGAGACGGACGCCAAGGATATCATTTATGTCCGGATTGACCGTACGCGGAAGATTCCGGTCACCGTTCTTCTTCGCGCCTTGGGCTTCGGTACGGACGAGCAAATTCTGGAGCTGCTTGGCCAGGACGAATACATCCGGAACACCCTGGATAAAGACAATACCGATTCTACGGAAAAAGCGCTGATTGAAATCTATGAGCGCCTGCGTCCGGGTGAACCGCCGACATTGGATAATGCGAGAAGCTTGCTCATCGCACGTTTCTTCGATCCTAAACGTTATGATCTGGCCAACGTGGGCCGTTACAAGATTAATAAAAAGCTTCATATCAAGAACCGTCTCTTCAACCAGCGCCTCGCCGAGACGCTTGTCGATGCGGAGACAGGCGAGATCGTAGCCGAAGCCGGGCAGATGATCGATCGCCGGCTGCTGGATGAGATCATGCCACGCCTGGAGAGCGGCGTCGGATTCAAGACGTATCACGTCGCAGGCGGAGTAATGGAGTCGGATGACATTCCGATGCAGGTCGTCGATGTATTCTCGCCGCTGGAGGAAGGCAAGGTCCTCAAGGTCATTTCCAACGGCAACATCGACAAATCGGTGAAGAACATTACGCCAGCCGATATCATCTCGTCGATCAACTATTTCATCAACCTGCTGCATGGTATCGGCAGCACGGATGATATCGACCATCTGGGCAACCGCCGTCTCCGTTCGGTCGGCGAATTGCTGCAGAACCAGTTCCGTATCGGTCTGTCCCGGATGGAACGCGTCGTGCGTGAACGGATGTCCATTCAGGATGCGAGCGTCATTACGCCGCAAGCGCTGATCAACATCCGTCCGGTCATCGCCTCGATCAAGGAGTTCTTCGGCAGCTCGCAGCTGTCCCAGTTCATGGACCAGACGAACCCGCTGGCGGAATTGACGCACAAGCGCCGTCTGTCTGCACTCGGACCTGGCGGTCTGACACGGGAACGCGCCGGCTTCGAAGTCCGCGACGTTCACCACTCGCACTATGGGCGGATGTGTCCGATCGAGACGCCGGAAGGTCCGAACATTGGTCTGATCAACTCCTTGTCCACCTTCGCTCGCGTCAACGAGTACGGCTTCATCGAAGCTCCGTATCGTTGGGTCGATCCGAAGACCGGCAAGGTCACGGCACAGATTGATTATATGACGGCGGATGAGGAAGACAACTACGTTATCGCTCAGGCGAACGCGCTGTTGAATGAAGACGGTTCGTTCCAGGATGATATGGTTATCGTCCGCTACAACAAGCAGTCCGACAATATTTTGACGATGCCGAGCGAGCGCGTTGACTATATGGACGTCTCGCCGAAGCAGGTCGTGTCGGTTGCGACCGCGCTCATTCCGTTCCTGGAGAACGACGACTCCAACCGTGCGCTCATGGGTTCCAACATGCAGCGGCAAGCGGTGCCTCTGCTGGTGCCGGAATCGCCATTCGTCGGAACCGGAATGGAGCACAAGTCTGCGAAGGACTCTGGCGTCTGCATCGTGTCCAAAGTGGACGGGATCGTGGAGCGCGTTACGGCGAACGAGGTTCAAGTCCGCCGCATTGAAATGATTGACGGCAAAGAGGTCAAGGGTGACCTCGTCAAATATAAATTGCAGAAGTTCATGCGTTCCAACCAAGGAACCTGCATTAACCAGCGCCCGCTGGCGAAGAGAGGCGATATCGTCAAGAAGGGCGATATTTTGGCGGACGGTCCGTCCACGGAAGTTGGCGAACTGGCGCTGGGCCGCAACGTCGTCGTTGCCTTCATGACTTGGGAAGGGTACAACTACGAGGATGCGATTCTGCTGTCTGAGAAATTGGTCAAAGAAGACGTCTACACCTCTATCCATATCGAGGAGTACGAGTCGGAAGCCCGCGACACGAAGCTGGGGCCGGAAGAGATTACGCGCGATATCCCGAACGTGGGGGAAGAAGCGCTGAAAAATCTTGACGAACGCGGCATTATCCGTGTCGGCGCCGAGATTAAGGCTGGCGACATCCTCGTCGGCAAAGTAACGCCAAAAGGGGTTACCGAGCTGACGGCGGAAGAGCGTCTCCTGCACGCGATCTTCGGCGAAAAGGCGCGTGAGGTGCGTGACACGTCCCTGCGCGTTCCGCACGGAACCGACGGGATTGTGGTCGACGTCAAGGTGTTCACGCGGGAGAACGGCGATGAGCTGCCTCCAGGCGTCAACCAACTGGTACGTGCTTATATTGCCCAAAAACGGAAAATATCCGAAGGGGATAAAATGGCGGGACGTCACGGTAACAAAGGGGTCATCGCCCGCATTCTGCCGGAAGAGGATATGCCGTTCCTGCCGGATGGCACGCCGGTTCAAGTCGTATTGAACCCGCTCGGCGTTCCTTCCCGGATGAACATCGGCCAGGTGCTCGAGGTTCACTTGGGCATGGCTGCCCGTTACCTCGGCATGCATATGGCTACGCCGGTCTTCGATGGTGCAACCGAGTACGACGTATTCGACACGATGGAAGAAGCCGGCATGCAGCGCAACGGCAAGACCATCCTGTACGATGGCCGTACAGGCGAGCCGTTCGAGCGTGAAGTTACGGTCGGCGTCATGTACATGATTAAGCTCGCGCACATGGTTGACGACAAGATTCACGCCCGTTCCACAGGTCCATACTCGCTCGTTACGCAGCAGCCGCTCGGCGGTAAAGCCCAGTTCGGCGGCCAGCGCTTCGGGGAGATGGAGGTGTGGGCGCTTGAAGCTTACGGCGCCGCCTATACGCTGCAAGAGATTCTTACCGTCAAATCCGACGACGTTGTCGGCCGGGTGAAGACCTATGAATCGATTGTCAAGGGCGAGAACGTTCCGGAGCCAGGTGTTCCAGAGTCCTTCAAGGTCTTGATCAAAGAGCTGCAAAGCTTAGGTATGGATGTCAAGATTTTGACAGAGAACGAGGAAGAAATCGAAATGCGCGAATTCGACGATGACGATGATATTCCGCAAGACAAGCTGAATCTTGGCATGGATGACGAATACGTGGCGGAATAA
- a CDS encoding class I SAM-dependent methyltransferase → MTGHYYSHRPDTPHDRQYWKAELRGHTLQFVSDAGVFSKGGVDFGSRVLIENMDIPDGAQVLDVGCGYGPIGLTAARLAPRGQVTMVDVNERALELAQENAKRNGTSNVTVCKSDGLDGIGSSTFDVILTNPPIRAGKEVVHRIFEQSYAHLNDRGALWIVIQKKQGAPSAEAKLRELFGEEQVELVTKEKGYRIYRAVKE, encoded by the coding sequence TTGACGGGACATTATTACAGTCACCGGCCGGATACGCCCCATGATCGGCAATATTGGAAGGCGGAACTGCGCGGGCATACGCTGCAGTTCGTCTCGGATGCCGGCGTGTTCTCGAAGGGCGGAGTTGACTTCGGAAGCCGTGTGCTGATTGAGAACATGGACATTCCGGATGGTGCACAGGTACTTGACGTCGGCTGTGGCTACGGTCCTATCGGGCTGACGGCGGCCAGGCTCGCTCCGCGTGGGCAGGTGACGATGGTGGATGTGAATGAACGGGCGCTGGAACTGGCCCAGGAAAATGCGAAGCGCAACGGCACATCCAATGTGACCGTGTGCAAGAGCGACGGATTGGACGGCATCGGCTCGTCAACCTTCGACGTCATTTTGACGAACCCGCCGATACGAGCCGGCAAAGAAGTCGTGCACCGGATTTTTGAACAATCATATGCTCACTTGAATGATAGAGGAGCGTTGTGGATCGTCATTCAGAAGAAGCAGGGGGCGCCTTCTGCGGAAGCCAAGCTTCGGGAGCTGTTCGGTGAGGAGCAAGTGGAGTTGGTAACCAAAGAGAAGGGGTATCGCATCTATCGGGCCGTCAAAGAATAG
- the rplL gene encoding 50S ribosomal protein L7/L12, with protein sequence MSKEQILEAIKGMSVLELNDLVKAIEEEFGVTAAAPVAVMAGGAGDAGAAEQTEFDVILTSPGAGKINVIKVVREITGLGLKEAKDLVDNAPKPLKEKVSKDEAEAVKAKLEEAGASVELK encoded by the coding sequence ATGAGCAAAGAGCAAATCTTGGAAGCCATCAAAGGCATGTCCGTATTGGAACTGAACGACCTGGTTAAAGCAATCGAAGAAGAATTCGGCGTAACAGCTGCAGCTCCTGTAGCAGTTATGGCTGGCGGCGCTGGCGATGCTGGTGCAGCTGAGCAAACAGAATTCGACGTAATTCTGACGAGCCCAGGCGCTGGCAAAATCAACGTCATCAAAGTCGTTCGCGAAATCACAGGTCTCGGCCTGAAAGAAGCGAAAGATCTCGTAGACAACGCACCAAAACCATTGAAAGAAAAAGTAAGCAAGGACGAAGCAGAAGCAGTAAAAGCGAAGCTCGAAGAAGCTGGCGCATCTGTAGAACTGAAATAG
- the rplJ gene encoding 50S ribosomal protein L10, with protein sequence MANAKVIEAKQQEVQVIAEKLRGSVTTVVADYRGLNVSQVTELRKQLREAGIEFQVLKNTLVRRATAEAELSELDQVLSGPTAIAFSPEDAVAPAKILNDFAKKNDALEIKGGVVEGRVVDVAQIKALAELPSREGLLSMLLSVLQAPVRNFALAVKAVAEKQEAEA encoded by the coding sequence GTGGCAAACGCAAAAGTTATCGAAGCGAAACAGCAAGAAGTACAAGTAATCGCAGAGAAATTGCGTGGCAGCGTAACGACGGTTGTTGCGGACTATCGCGGTTTGAACGTGTCTCAAGTGACTGAACTTCGTAAGCAATTGCGCGAAGCAGGCATTGAGTTCCAAGTGTTGAAGAACACGTTGGTTCGCCGTGCGACAGCGGAAGCAGAATTGTCCGAGCTGGATCAAGTGTTGTCCGGACCGACGGCTATCGCTTTCAGCCCGGAAGACGCAGTAGCTCCTGCGAAGATTTTGAACGATTTTGCGAAGAAAAATGACGCTCTTGAGATCAAAGGTGGCGTGGTCGAAGGCCGCGTTGTCGATGTAGCTCAAATCAAAGCACTGGCCGAGCTGCCTTCCCGCGAAGGCTTGCTGTCCATGTTGCTCAGCGTGCTCCAAGCGCCTGTGCGCAACTTCGCACTCGCCGTCAAGGCGGTCGCAGAGAAGCAAGAAGCAGAAGCGTAA
- the rplA gene encoding 50S ribosomal protein L1, producing the protein MAKRGKKYEEAAKLIDRDATYEPAEAIELVKKSATAKFDETIEVAVRLGVDPRKQDQNVRGVVVLPHGTGKTKRVLVFAKGEKAKEAEAAGADFVGDQDMINKIQQGWFDFDVCVATPDMMSEVGKLGRILGGKGLMPNPKAGTVTFDVAKAIQEIKAGKIEYRLDRAGQIHAPIGKASFSAEQLNDNLKALIDALNRAKPAAAKGVYMKNIAVSSTMGPAARVNTANYR; encoded by the coding sequence ATGGCAAAACGTGGCAAGAAGTATGAAGAAGCCGCGAAGTTGATCGATAGAGATGCAACTTACGAGCCGGCGGAAGCCATTGAATTGGTGAAAAAGTCGGCTACGGCTAAATTTGACGAAACAATCGAAGTTGCTGTGCGCTTGGGCGTTGATCCGCGCAAACAGGACCAAAACGTGCGTGGGGTAGTCGTCCTTCCTCACGGAACAGGTAAGACGAAGCGCGTTCTCGTCTTTGCAAAAGGCGAAAAGGCGAAAGAAGCGGAAGCGGCTGGCGCTGATTTTGTAGGCGATCAGGACATGATCAACAAAATCCAGCAAGGCTGGTTCGACTTCGATGTCTGCGTGGCAACACCGGACATGATGAGCGAAGTAGGTAAATTGGGCCGTATCCTCGGTGGTAAAGGCCTGATGCCTAACCCGAAAGCCGGCACGGTTACATTCGACGTTGCCAAAGCGATCCAAGAGATCAAAGCAGGTAAAATCGAGTACCGTCTGGACAGAGCAGGACAAATTCATGCGCCTATCGGGAAAGCGTCCTTCAGTGCTGAACAGTTGAATGACAACCTGAAAGCACTCATCGACGCGTTGAACCGTGCGAAGCCGGCAGCGGCTAAAGGCGTATACATGAAGAACATCGCGGTATCTTCCACGATGGGACCTGCCGCACGCGTGAACACAGCGAACTATCGCTAA